Proteins from one Brevibacillus humidisoli genomic window:
- a CDS encoding thioesterase II family protein, producing MHLSKEFSWFVSQQSKQPPKLRLFCFPYAGGGSAVYQGWQEELPPEIQLLAAQLPGREKRFTEPACHSLDELIAGLSKAIIPYLDTPVAFFGHSMGALIAYELARELAERYDTHPVHLFVSAKAAPQIAQTEPPVYNLPHQAFIQKLYTLNGTPKEVLENQELMELYEPILRADFEVCDTYCFRPGLRLDCPISIFGGLQDGEIPVADLAAWEELVARSGTVRMYEGDHFFLHKRYKEIVQMIVKDLSVSIGVRR from the coding sequence TTGCACCTGTCAAAGGAATTTTCCTGGTTTGTGAGTCAGCAGTCGAAACAGCCGCCCAAGCTTCGGCTCTTCTGTTTCCCCTATGCCGGGGGTGGAAGTGCTGTATATCAGGGGTGGCAGGAAGAATTGCCACCCGAGATCCAATTGCTTGCTGCCCAGCTGCCGGGACGTGAAAAACGCTTCACCGAACCAGCTTGTCATTCGCTAGACGAGTTGATCGCAGGTCTGTCAAAAGCGATCATTCCCTATCTCGACACACCCGTTGCCTTCTTCGGACACAGCATGGGAGCACTCATCGCCTATGAGCTGGCTCGTGAACTAGCAGAGAGATACGACACGCATCCCGTGCATCTTTTCGTTTCTGCGAAAGCAGCTCCCCAGATCGCGCAGACAGAGCCACCGGTCTACAATCTCCCCCATCAAGCATTTATACAGAAGCTCTACACCCTGAACGGAACCCCAAAAGAAGTACTTGAAAATCAGGAATTGATGGAACTGTACGAACCAATCTTGCGGGCAGACTTTGAAGTGTGCGACACCTATTGTTTTCGTCCGGGATTACGCTTGGACTGCCCCATTTCAATCTTTGGCGGTTTGCAGGACGGGGAAATACCGGTGGCAGACTTGGCGGCCTGGGAAGAGTTGGTGGCCAGGTCGGGCACTGTCCGCATGTATGAGGGAGACCATTTTTTCCTTCATAAACGGTATAAAGAGATCGTGCAGATGATCGTGAAAGATCTTTCAGTAAGCATAGGTGTGAGACGATGA
- a CDS encoding type I restriction endonuclease — MGNFPEVIKTLSKRVQKIKNNIATEEATKTSIIMPFFQALNYDIFNPEEFLPEYVADVGIKKGEKVDYAILRDGEPVILVEAKSINETINKHDSQLFRYFGTTKAKFAILTNGIHYRFYTDLEEQNKMDKTPFFEFNLLEIRENQINELYKFRKENFDIENILTTASELKYTSEIKQFLAKQWENPTDDFVSFILSDIYPGKKTKQVLEKFNGVVKKSLKQFVSDMLNDKLKAALANTEPDSVSEEDSSNDNEEIKNEPQIVTTEEEIEGYVTVKLLLKDNVEPERVFYRDNLSYFNVLLDNNIRKWICRLGLSGSNKYIQFNDDSKSTVSIDRVSDIQNHKDKLIEVTKKFI; from the coding sequence GTGGGTAATTTCCCTGAAGTAATCAAGACGTTATCTAAACGGGTCCAGAAGATTAAAAACAACATAGCCACAGAAGAAGCTACTAAGACTTCTATTATCATGCCCTTTTTTCAAGCTTTAAACTACGATATTTTCAATCCAGAAGAATTTTTGCCTGAGTATGTAGCTGATGTGGGAATTAAGAAAGGGGAGAAAGTCGATTACGCAATCTTGAGAGACGGTGAACCCGTCATCCTAGTCGAAGCGAAATCAATAAACGAGACAATTAATAAGCATGATTCGCAATTATTTCGGTATTTTGGAACAACCAAGGCAAAGTTTGCCATCCTAACGAACGGAATACATTATCGTTTTTATACAGATTTGGAAGAACAAAATAAAATGGATAAAACGCCGTTTTTCGAGTTTAACTTGTTAGAGATTCGAGAGAATCAGATCAATGAACTATACAAGTTCCGGAAAGAAAACTTTGATATTGAAAACATCTTGACCACCGCATCGGAGCTTAAGTATACCAGCGAAATCAAGCAGTTTCTAGCAAAACAGTGGGAAAACCCAACTGATGATTTCGTTTCTTTTATCCTATCTGATATCTATCCCGGCAAGAAAACAAAGCAGGTGTTAGAGAAGTTTAATGGAGTAGTCAAAAAGTCACTCAAACAGTTTGTTAGCGATATGCTTAACGACAAGCTTAAAGCCGCCCTTGCGAACACAGAACCCGACTCAGTAAGCGAAGAAGATTCATCGAACGACAACGAGGAAATCAAGAACGAACCACAAATTGTTACCACGGAAGAGGAAATCGAGGGTTATGTTACGGTAAAGTTGTTGTTAAAGGACAATGTTGAACCGGAACGGGTGTTTTATAGAGATAATCTTAGTTACTTTAATGTACTGCTGGATAATAACATCCGAAAGTGGATCTGTCGGTTAGGTTTGAGTGGATCCAACAAATATATCCAGTTTAATGATGACAGCAAAAGTACCGTAAGTATTGATCGGGTTTCGGATATACAGAACCATAAAGATAAACTCATCGAAGTAACCAAAAAATTTATTTAG
- the loaP gene encoding antiterminator LoaP translates to MDWYALFVQTGKEETVQKLLRLHFDEPSLYSIVPKRRLPERKAGRVHHVARKMFPGYVLIKTNMNPAVFYKIRKLPKVYYVVHNQAYSHTSETYYRKIDEQEMATILQLLGDGEIVDYSRVYLEKSQVIITSGPLQGLEGIINKVDKRKNRANILVNFMGKEKHIDVGIEILSKTN, encoded by the coding sequence ATGGATTGGTATGCACTGTTTGTCCAGACCGGTAAAGAAGAGACGGTTCAAAAACTTCTCCGACTGCACTTCGATGAACCCTCGCTATATTCGATCGTGCCGAAAAGAAGGCTTCCTGAACGAAAAGCAGGCAGGGTTCATCACGTTGCAAGGAAAATGTTCCCAGGTTACGTGCTTATTAAAACCAACATGAATCCTGCTGTTTTCTATAAAATCAGAAAACTTCCAAAAGTCTACTATGTGGTTCATAACCAGGCATATTCTCATACAAGTGAAACATATTATCGAAAAATTGATGAACAAGAAATGGCGACGATCCTGCAACTCCTCGGTGATGGCGAGATCGTCGACTATTCAAGGGTTTATCTTGAAAAATCACAGGTAATCATTACATCCGGCCCCCTACAGGGGTTGGAAGGCATCATCAACAAGGTAGACAAACGGAAAAACAGGGCCAATATCTTGGTGAACTTCATGGGGAAAGAGAAACATATTGACGTAGGGATTGAGATCCTCTCAAAAACGAATTAG
- a CDS encoding 4'-phosphopantetheinyl transferase superfamily protein, whose product MTMITKRLPETSLAELVFTGTDMTYRGSMCVCYAPSLASYFETVTFLHPKELEYYCTLTYERRAKSYLAGRYAAKRSVSFFTREEHLDQVLIEQGILQQPIVVHPNRLNAQVSITHCDDLAAAVSFPEALPLGIDIERIRTDHTEVLETQMTDREKELIKRLPYSIETTLTILWTAKEALSKILRTGLTTPFTLFEISAMDVLNSSTRSYFTSFPQYYTDSYLFDHYVCSITYPKKTSLAVDAVGRLLADIERIIARKAMMPV is encoded by the coding sequence ATGACGATGATCACGAAACGTTTGCCTGAAACGTCGCTTGCTGAATTGGTTTTTACAGGAACAGATATGACGTATAGGGGATCAATGTGCGTATGTTATGCCCCTTCCCTTGCTTCGTATTTTGAGACCGTGACATTCCTTCATCCAAAAGAGCTGGAGTATTATTGCACGCTTACTTATGAGCGGCGAGCGAAAAGCTACCTGGCCGGTAGATATGCGGCTAAACGATCCGTTTCGTTCTTTACGCGAGAAGAACATCTTGATCAGGTCTTAATTGAACAGGGGATTCTGCAACAGCCAATAGTAGTCCACCCCAATCGTCTCAATGCTCAAGTGAGTATCACCCATTGCGATGATCTCGCAGCCGCCGTTTCTTTTCCGGAAGCACTCCCTCTGGGAATTGATATAGAAAGAATAAGGACCGATCATACAGAGGTGTTGGAAACACAAATGACTGATAGAGAAAAAGAGTTGATCAAACGGCTGCCTTATTCCATCGAAACAACACTTACTATTTTATGGACGGCCAAGGAAGCGCTGTCTAAAATCCTCAGAACGGGTCTAACAACGCCCTTTACACTGTTTGAAATCAGTGCAATGGATGTATTGAACAGTAGTACCCGCAGCTATTTCACTTCGTTTCCTCAGTATTATACCGATTCATATCTCTTTGATCATTATGTATGTTCGATCACATACCCGAAAAAAACATCGTTGGCTGTGGATGCTGTGGGCCGGTTGCTCGCCGATATCGAACGGATCATCGCCAGAAAAGCGATGATGCCTGTGTAA
- the fabD gene encoding ACP S-malonyltransferase, which translates to MVQYALAQLLLASGIRPDYVLGTSMGEFVSAAVAEIMSAEELLEMLLQQAILIEGHCQKGAMAAVLHNPSLYEEEPFLHEASDLVSVNGDSHFVISGESEPLRNIGQFLKGKGIASQTLPVSYAFHSSRIDPAEQHYREYLQGKQFKRPTIPFVSGLYGEILEELPRDYFWDVVRKPIQFSKAVQALERNQHHTYLDLGPAGTLANGVKRITSLGSDSAAHAILSPFHQDQKHLQQVKDVCSKNRLKPSRKASRKMTTYLFPGQGSQHKGMGGDLFDQFTELTVKADELLGYSIKELCLDDPNQQLGKTQYTQPALYVVNALTYLKTIKETGKKPDYVAGHSLGEYNALFAAGAFDFETGLRLVIRRGELMSHATGGGMAAVIGLSGEQVNRVLVENGLSGIDIANHNAPSQIVIAGQKDDIVHAKPFFEAAGAAMYIPLNVSGAFHSRYMSDAEKHFAEYVDSFTFSPLTIPVIANISAKPYKQADIPQYLIQQITNPVKWTDSIRYLMGLGEMEFIEIGPRNVLTKLVDTIRKEAEPLVVTDAENVDVEDEKRVEGERELTGASLGDEQFKKDYNLTYAYVAGAMYKGIASERMVVKLGKAGMLGFYGTAGMSAERIERAIRSIQRELKNGEAYGMNLTHNPTHPQLEEELIDLFLTHDVRIIEASAFMEITPALIRYRAQGLSRGVGMAALRNRIIAKISRPEAAEAFLSPAPKHIVEKMVGKDQLKLDEAEWLRTVPMADDVIVEADSGWHTEQASPYALIPAIIKLRDEMMRKYGYSKKIRIGAAGGIGTPEAAVAALMLGADFLVTGSINQCTVEADTSDAVKDLLEQAKVQDTCYAPDAELFELGAKVQVLRKGVFFPARANKLYDLYRQYNTLDEIDENTKKTIEEKYLHRRFEEAYEELKASLPSLEIERAERNPKQKMALLFKWYFNYATRLAMDGSPRHQVNYQIHCGPALGAFNQWVKGTSLEHWRNRHVDQIAEKLMNETAQLMNQRFLSVYKDKASGKTAMGVTAI; encoded by the coding sequence ATGGTTCAGTATGCGTTAGCGCAGCTATTGCTGGCTAGTGGCATCCGGCCAGATTATGTCCTGGGGACCAGTATGGGGGAGTTTGTTTCGGCGGCGGTTGCCGAGATCATGAGTGCAGAAGAATTATTAGAAATGCTCCTTCAACAAGCCATCCTGATAGAAGGTCATTGTCAAAAAGGAGCGATGGCAGCCGTTCTCCACAATCCTTCTTTATATGAGGAAGAACCTTTTTTGCACGAAGCGAGTGATTTGGTGTCAGTGAATGGAGATTCACACTTTGTCATTTCGGGAGAGAGCGAGCCATTACGAAACATTGGGCAATTTTTAAAAGGCAAGGGGATCGCCTCTCAAACTTTACCGGTCTCCTATGCTTTTCATTCCTCACGAATCGATCCAGCCGAGCAGCATTACAGGGAGTATCTGCAGGGAAAGCAGTTCAAGCGGCCGACCATTCCTTTTGTATCTGGCCTCTACGGTGAGATCTTGGAGGAACTCCCAAGGGATTACTTCTGGGATGTAGTCCGAAAGCCGATCCAGTTTTCAAAAGCGGTCCAGGCACTGGAGCGAAACCAGCATCATACGTATCTGGATTTAGGTCCGGCGGGAACGCTTGCCAATGGTGTAAAACGAATCACAAGCCTAGGGTCCGATTCCGCAGCACATGCGATCCTGTCTCCGTTCCATCAGGATCAAAAGCATTTGCAACAGGTAAAGGACGTATGTTCGAAGAACCGGCTCAAACCGAGCAGAAAGGCAAGTAGAAAGATGACCACATATCTGTTCCCGGGGCAGGGCTCCCAACATAAAGGAATGGGAGGGGATCTCTTTGATCAGTTTACGGAACTGACGGTTAAAGCGGACGAGCTCTTGGGTTACTCCATCAAGGAATTGTGTTTGGATGACCCCAATCAGCAGTTAGGCAAAACCCAATATACCCAACCTGCTCTATATGTGGTCAATGCCCTTACCTATCTGAAAACAATCAAGGAAACAGGAAAAAAACCAGACTATGTTGCCGGGCATAGTTTGGGGGAATACAACGCTTTGTTTGCTGCAGGTGCGTTTGATTTCGAGACGGGGTTGCGATTGGTGATAAGAAGAGGAGAACTGATGAGCCATGCGACGGGCGGAGGTATGGCTGCCGTGATCGGCCTTAGCGGGGAGCAGGTGAACCGCGTTTTAGTGGAAAATGGGCTGAGCGGCATCGATATCGCCAACCACAATGCCCCCTCGCAGATCGTCATTGCCGGGCAAAAAGACGATATTGTTCATGCGAAGCCGTTCTTCGAGGCGGCAGGAGCCGCCATGTACATTCCGCTAAACGTGAGTGGAGCTTTTCATTCCCGGTATATGAGCGATGCAGAAAAACATTTTGCAGAATATGTAGACAGCTTTACATTTTCTCCTCTCACGATCCCCGTTATCGCAAACATTTCGGCCAAACCCTATAAACAGGCCGACATACCCCAATATTTGATCCAACAAATCACCAACCCTGTCAAATGGACGGATAGCATCAGGTATCTGATGGGCCTTGGCGAGATGGAGTTTATAGAAATCGGGCCCAGAAACGTGCTGACCAAGTTGGTCGATACCATCCGAAAAGAAGCCGAACCACTGGTCGTTACCGATGCGGAAAACGTGGACGTAGAAGACGAAAAGCGAGTAGAGGGAGAACGAGAACTTACCGGCGCCTCGCTTGGAGACGAACAGTTTAAAAAGGACTATAACCTGACCTATGCGTATGTGGCAGGAGCGATGTACAAGGGAATCGCTTCCGAAAGAATGGTGGTTAAGCTCGGGAAAGCAGGCATGCTGGGATTTTACGGCACGGCCGGCATGAGTGCAGAGCGGATTGAGAGAGCGATCCGATCGATCCAACGGGAACTGAAAAACGGAGAAGCATATGGAATGAATCTGACTCACAACCCTACCCACCCACAACTGGAAGAAGAACTGATAGACCTCTTTCTGACCCACGATGTGAGGATCATCGAGGCGTCAGCATTTATGGAGATTACCCCTGCGTTGATCCGCTATCGCGCTCAGGGATTGAGCAGGGGTGTTGGGATGGCTGCGCTACGCAACCGGATCATTGCAAAAATATCACGACCTGAGGCAGCTGAAGCCTTTTTAAGCCCGGCACCTAAGCATATAGTCGAAAAAATGGTAGGGAAGGATCAGCTCAAGCTGGATGAAGCGGAATGGCTGCGCACAGTTCCTATGGCCGATGATGTCATCGTAGAGGCGGATTCCGGCTGGCACACGGAACAAGCCTCCCCCTATGCGCTGATACCGGCGATCATCAAACTGCGGGACGAGATGATGAGAAAGTATGGGTACTCCAAGAAGATCAGGATCGGAGCAGCAGGTGGAATCGGAACGCCAGAAGCGGCCGTTGCCGCTCTGATGCTGGGTGCTGATTTCTTAGTAACGGGTTCTATCAATCAATGCACGGTTGAGGCGGATACCAGCGATGCAGTCAAAGACTTGCTGGAGCAGGCCAAAGTGCAGGACACCTGTTATGCGCCAGACGCTGAGTTGTTTGAATTGGGAGCCAAGGTTCAGGTGCTGAGAAAAGGCGTATTTTTTCCCGCACGAGCAAATAAATTGTACGATCTTTACCGGCAATACAACACGCTGGACGAAATCGACGAAAATACGAAAAAGACAATAGAGGAAAAATATTTACATCGGCGTTTTGAAGAGGCCTATGAGGAACTGAAAGCCTCCCTGCCATCGCTGGAAATCGAAAGGGCGGAACGAAATCCCAAACAGAAGATGGCCTTGCTGTTCAAATGGTATTTTAATTACGCTACCCGTTTGGCGATGGATGGCAGTCCCAGGCATCAGGTGAATTATCAGATTCACTGCGGTCCCGCGCTAGGTGCGTTTAATCAATGGGTAAAGGGAACTTCTCTGGAGCATTGGAGAAACCGGCATGTCGATCAGATTGCTGAAAAGCTGATGAATGAGACTGCGCAATTGATGAACCAGCGTTTCCTGTCTGTCTACAAGGATAAAGCTTCCGGGAAGACTGCGATGGGGGTGACTGCGATATGA
- a CDS encoding alpha/beta hydrolase — MRLELAAYPSTIQFTYSPLLFVHGSFHGAWCWKEQFLPYFSAKGFPSYALSFRGHGESESMEQLQTCSLRDYVDDVLQAIQLIQNKPVLIGHSMGAAVVQKILHLHPDKIKAAVLMSPVPPNGMWKDVLRLPWGGGLYPTSVDQSIAAVSIKNAAPTPGGRGNKPPYQDRKLSFLLSNNHSEVGTTCDHNQSPIVPSTAAGYGIVFWCGRQPWSPDPGGTRTRPF; from the coding sequence ATGAGATTGGAATTGGCGGCATACCCATCCACAATCCAATTCACATACTCTCCCCTGCTTTTCGTTCATGGGTCGTTCCATGGGGCGTGGTGCTGGAAGGAACAGTTTCTCCCCTATTTTTCTGCAAAAGGTTTCCCCTCCTACGCGCTTAGTTTCCGGGGACACGGGGAAAGCGAGAGCATGGAACAGCTTCAAACATGTTCCTTGCGTGACTATGTGGACGACGTACTGCAAGCGATACAGCTCATCCAGAACAAACCCGTTTTGATCGGCCATTCTATGGGAGCGGCCGTGGTTCAAAAGATCCTTCATCTGCATCCGGACAAAATCAAAGCGGCTGTTCTGATGTCCCCCGTTCCACCGAATGGGATGTGGAAAGACGTGCTGCGGTTACCATGGGGAGGGGGTCTCTACCCTACTTCAGTTGACCAAAGTATTGCTGCAGTTTCAATCAAAAATGCTGCTCCCACTCCTGGAGGGAGAGGAAACAAACCCCCATATCAGGATCGAAAACTCTCCTTTTTACTTTCAAACAACCACTCAGAAGTGGGAACCACCTGCGATCACAATCAATCACCAATCGTTCCCTCTACCGCGGCGGGCTACGGTATCGTCTTTTGGTGCGGGCGGCAGCCTTGGTCACCTGATCCTGGAGGAACACGTACCAGACCATTTTGA
- a CDS encoding acyl carrier protein encodes MDRLETLVEHFHRYLRGERHPDIIAKDATSPLPAASDQDQARIQSCLEKQAWHDIAKQWVHGIDISWESFFHPFHVRRIPLPTYCFEQQSFPIPKPASPILDHNHSMTKTRTVIGDLAQMPRDVDGLDTAHGTTSMAGNGNRQSDHVVQTGHAVDGLFRDVFAKIINIPADHIELSAPLDQYGFDSTMVISVANELENYFGTVPKTLFFECQTIQEVIDYFVQEYRDKIPMIMREKDRDPVNHPLRSAVAQSARSEGQDQREQADDEDMIEDLTQAILSDRISAEMILKKL; translated from the coding sequence GTGGATCGGCTTGAAACGTTGGTGGAACATTTCCATCGCTATCTAAGGGGCGAACGTCACCCGGATATTATTGCAAAAGATGCGACGAGCCCGCTCCCAGCAGCAAGCGATCAGGATCAGGCGCGAATCCAAAGCTGTCTCGAAAAACAGGCATGGCATGATATCGCCAAACAATGGGTTCATGGAATCGATATTTCTTGGGAATCGTTCTTTCACCCATTTCATGTCCGGCGAATCCCTTTGCCAACCTATTGTTTTGAACAACAATCGTTTCCGATCCCCAAACCGGCATCGCCTATACTGGATCACAACCACTCGATGACAAAAACGAGGACGGTAATCGGTGATTTGGCCCAAATGCCTAGAGACGTAGACGGACTTGACACGGCACATGGCACCACTTCTATGGCAGGCAATGGCAACCGGCAATCCGATCATGTTGTCCAAACAGGTCATGCAGTGGACGGGCTGTTCCGGGACGTATTTGCGAAGATCATCAACATTCCAGCCGATCACATCGAGCTGTCTGCGCCACTGGACCAATACGGCTTTGACTCGACGATGGTTATTTCCGTTGCCAACGAACTGGAAAACTACTTTGGTACGGTACCGAAAACACTCTTTTTTGAGTGTCAGACGATCCAAGAGGTAATCGATTATTTTGTCCAGGAATATCGGGATAAGATCCCGATGATCATGCGGGAAAAAGATAGGGATCCAGTCAATCACCCGCTTCGCTCTGCTGTTGCGCAGTCCGCACGAAGCGAGGGACAGGATCAACGGGAGCAAGCTGATGACGAAGATATGATTGAAGATCTTACCCAGGCCATCTTATCCGATCGAATCTCTGCAGAAATGATCCTGAAAAAACTGTAG
- a CDS encoding KR domain-containing protein: protein MKQRYGKINGVVHSAVGVLDHSLAKMEEERFRAGLSAKVDVSVRMAQVFAKEPLDFVLFFSSFGAFGKGLGQSSYASGCTFGDLFAHQLSHEWPCAVKVMNWGYWDGVGIASVIPDTLKNRLAQAGIGSIEPSDGMQALEVLLTGPVDQLAFMKTTKPLEMEGLQAGEEISIHRERHESSLENIKQMLPSLALPGEVAAASPRGATSPPGLETDRFHFSDASLVDDQDNAGTEGSGGAW from the coding sequence GTGAAGCAGCGGTACGGAAAGATAAACGGGGTGGTACATTCTGCAGTGGGCGTCTTGGATCATAGCTTGGCCAAGATGGAAGAGGAACGATTCCGGGCCGGGCTCTCAGCAAAAGTAGACGTCAGTGTGCGGATGGCTCAGGTATTTGCAAAGGAACCGCTCGATTTTGTCTTGTTCTTCTCTTCTTTTGGCGCTTTTGGCAAAGGACTTGGTCAAAGCAGCTACGCTTCCGGCTGCACATTTGGCGATCTGTTTGCCCACCAACTTTCTCACGAATGGCCTTGCGCAGTGAAAGTGATGAACTGGGGATACTGGGATGGTGTGGGCATCGCAAGCGTGATTCCCGATACGCTTAAGAATCGGCTGGCACAAGCCGGCATCGGATCGATTGAGCCATCCGATGGGATGCAGGCACTGGAAGTCTTGCTAACCGGACCAGTGGATCAACTGGCGTTCATGAAGACGACAAAGCCCTTGGAGATGGAGGGACTCCAAGCGGGGGAAGAGATATCGATTCACCGGGAAAGGCATGAATCGAGTCTGGAAAACATCAAGCAGATGCTTCCGTCCCTCGCCTTGCCTGGTGAAGTTGCCGCAGCGTCTCCTCGAGGGGCAACGTCTCCTCCCGGGTTGGAGACAGACCGTTTTCATTTTTCGGACGCTTCGCTCGTCGACGACCAAGACAATGCCGGTACAGAAGGATCAGGAGGTGCGTGGTAA